A genomic window from Streptomyces sp. HUAS YS2 includes:
- a CDS encoding proline iminopeptidase-family hydrolase, with amino-acid sequence MAVTEGYVPFRGFRTWYQVVGDLGRRDRRLPLLVVNGGPGLPHDYMQDLAVLAEEGGRPVVFYDQFGCGRSTHQDAPALWVMDTFVDEVAAVREALGLDPVHILGHSWGSQVALEYLLGRPSGVVTAILAGPIVSAPAYAAEARRLKASLPAETQEIIDRYESGDGTVEEAAYQEATMAYYRRWACRLDPWPPHLLRAFGAWREDIYATMWGPEWNVNGNLKDWDVTDRLGELDLPVLVTSGRYDLTTETVVRPLVEGVRGAEWVLFEKSAHLPSIEEPEHYRQVVEGFLSELEAD; translated from the coding sequence ATGGCCGTCACCGAGGGGTACGTGCCGTTCCGCGGTTTCCGGACCTGGTACCAGGTCGTGGGGGATCTCGGCCGCCGGGACAGGAGGCTGCCGCTGCTCGTGGTGAACGGCGGACCGGGCCTTCCCCATGACTACATGCAGGACCTGGCCGTGCTGGCCGAGGAGGGTGGGCGCCCGGTCGTCTTCTACGACCAGTTCGGCTGCGGCCGGTCCACGCACCAGGACGCTCCGGCCCTGTGGGTGATGGACACGTTCGTCGACGAGGTCGCCGCCGTCCGCGAGGCGCTCGGACTCGACCCGGTCCACATCCTCGGTCACTCCTGGGGCAGCCAGGTGGCGCTCGAGTACCTGCTGGGCAGGCCGTCCGGGGTGGTCACCGCGATCCTGGCCGGGCCCATCGTGAGCGCGCCCGCCTACGCGGCGGAGGCGCGCCGGCTCAAGGCGTCGCTGCCCGCGGAGACCCAGGAGATCATCGACCGGTACGAGTCGGGGGACGGCACCGTCGAGGAGGCGGCCTACCAGGAGGCCACCATGGCCTACTACCGGCGGTGGGCGTGTCGCCTCGACCCGTGGCCCCCGCACCTGCTGCGCGCGTTCGGGGCCTGGCGCGAGGACATCTACGCGACCATGTGGGGTCCGGAGTGGAACGTCAACGGGAACCTGAAGGACTGGGACGTCACGGACCGGCTGGGCGAGCTGGACCTGCCGGTGCTCGTGACCTCCGGCCGGTACGACCTCACGACCGAGACCGTCGTCCGGCCCCTCGTCGAGGGCGTCCGGGGTGCCGAGTGGGTGCTCTTCGAGAAGAGCGCCCACCTCCCCTCGATCGAGGAACCGGAGCACTACCGCCAGGTCGTGGAGGGCTTCCTGTCCGAACTGGAGGCGGACTGA